A genome region from Streptomyces sp. S4.7 includes the following:
- a CDS encoding ATP-binding cassette domain-containing protein, producing the protein MTGTPTTPLVELDDVSKYYGNIRALEGVSLEVHAGEITCVLGDNGAGKSTLIKIVAGLHRHDAGEFLIEGTRTTLGSPREALDLGIATVYQDLAVVPLMPVWRNFFLGSEPTKGAGPFKRLDVEQMRRTTREELLRMGIDLRDVDQPIGTLSGGERQCVAIARAVHFGAKVLVLDEPTAALGVKQSGVVLKYVAAARDAGLGVVLITHNPHHAYLVGNRFVLLKRGVMAGSHTRESITLDELTRQMAGGSELEELSHELAKAPAPAHVGGRPVDGGGHLVDQDEKGEPSGGTAKP; encoded by the coding sequence ATGACCGGCACGCCCACGACACCCCTGGTCGAACTGGACGACGTCAGTAAGTACTACGGCAACATCCGCGCCCTCGAAGGCGTCTCGCTGGAGGTGCACGCGGGCGAGATCACCTGCGTGCTGGGTGACAACGGCGCGGGCAAGTCCACCCTCATCAAGATCGTCGCGGGTCTGCACCGCCACGACGCGGGCGAATTCCTCATCGAGGGCACGAGGACCACGCTCGGCTCGCCGCGCGAGGCGCTGGACCTGGGCATCGCCACCGTCTACCAGGACCTCGCCGTCGTACCGCTCATGCCCGTCTGGCGGAACTTCTTCCTCGGCTCCGAGCCGACGAAGGGCGCCGGCCCCTTCAAGCGCCTCGACGTCGAACAGATGCGCCGCACCACCCGCGAGGAGCTGCTGCGGATGGGCATCGACCTGCGCGACGTCGACCAGCCCATCGGCACCCTGTCCGGTGGCGAACGGCAGTGCGTGGCGATCGCGCGCGCCGTCCACTTCGGCGCCAAGGTCCTCGTCCTGGACGAGCCGACCGCCGCGCTCGGCGTGAAACAGTCCGGAGTCGTACTGAAGTACGTGGCCGCCGCGCGTGACGCGGGACTCGGCGTGGTCCTGATCACCCACAACCCGCACCACGCCTATCTCGTCGGCAATCGGTTCGTCCTGCTCAAGCGCGGTGTGATGGCCGGCAGCCACACCAGGGAATCAATCACCCTGGACGAGCTGACGCGCCAGATGGCGGGCGGCTCGGAGCTCGAGGAGCTCAGCCACGAGCTGGCCAAGGCCCCCGCCCCGGCCCATGTCGGTGGCCGCCCGGTGGACGGCGGAGGGCATCTTGTCGACCAGGACGAGAAGGGCGAGCCTTCCGGCGGCACCGCCAAGCCCTGA
- a CDS encoding AMP-binding protein, translating to MSHDSIHKRGLYLGVVPERAAAAGGGTTPLTLDHDLDALPEVGRRLTVSELAGHVSDLAGRIRAAGVLPGERVVIHKGANFDIWLLATAVARAGAIPVMLSHALDGATIAALLGRLDQPHLLTDGAKLKSLAEVPLAGLTKGLISVDGSGPGVTSLAGLAGSPSVRPVLQGLDEPALITHTSGTTGLPKLVVHTPRTMRSRLRPQLFLLALMRRRETVAIHIAFGHSRMFAAMSLCLFRSMPVLLVNEGAPDDVADFFAEHRPGLIEALPNSFLAWESLADDPRKPFASVKYFSSTFDALHPRTVRRLLGSSERRTPQFFQIYGQSEVGPAVGRPYFRRSMRRMDGRCVGYPLPGSARVRLVSQNGKRPSARNPGFIEARWDGIAKTYFGEQERYDANVHEGWWRTGDVGYRTGFGCLHMLDREVDAIPGVGSSLEIEDLVLDRLEELIELVVVPGPRSEAIPVVCTDRDRPLDLDRWRAAVAEYPQLADPVQIPLAELPRTATLKTRRVELSRRLHEQLR from the coding sequence ATGAGCCATGATTCGATCCACAAACGCGGCCTGTACCTGGGAGTCGTACCGGAAAGGGCGGCGGCGGCCGGGGGTGGTACGACGCCGCTCACCCTCGATCACGACCTCGACGCCCTGCCGGAGGTGGGACGGCGTCTGACGGTCTCCGAACTCGCCGGTCATGTATCGGACCTGGCGGGCCGGATCCGGGCGGCCGGAGTGCTGCCCGGAGAGCGCGTCGTCATCCACAAGGGGGCCAACTTCGACATCTGGCTGCTGGCCACCGCGGTGGCGCGTGCCGGTGCGATTCCGGTGATGCTGTCGCACGCGCTGGACGGCGCGACCATCGCGGCCCTGCTGGGGCGGCTCGACCAGCCGCACCTGCTGACCGACGGGGCCAAGCTCAAGTCCCTGGCCGAGGTGCCGCTGGCCGGGCTCACCAAGGGCCTGATCAGTGTGGACGGCTCCGGGCCGGGCGTGACCTCCCTCGCCGGCCTCGCGGGATCCCCGTCGGTGCGGCCGGTGCTCCAGGGGCTGGACGAGCCGGCGCTGATCACACACACCTCCGGCACCACCGGGCTCCCCAAGCTGGTGGTGCACACGCCGCGTACGATGCGCTCCCGGCTCCGGCCGCAGCTGTTCCTGCTGGCGCTGATGCGCAGGCGCGAGACCGTCGCGATCCATATCGCCTTCGGGCATTCGCGGATGTTCGCGGCGATGTCCCTGTGCCTCTTCCGGTCGATGCCCGTGCTCCTGGTGAACGAGGGCGCTCCCGACGACGTCGCCGACTTCTTCGCCGAGCACCGGCCGGGGCTGATCGAGGCGCTGCCCAACTCGTTCCTGGCGTGGGAGAGCCTGGCCGACGACCCGCGCAAGCCGTTCGCGTCGGTCAAGTACTTCAGCAGTACGTTCGACGCGCTCCACCCCAGAACGGTCCGCCGGCTGCTGGGGTCCTCCGAGCGCCGGACACCGCAGTTCTTCCAGATATACGGCCAGAGCGAGGTCGGCCCGGCGGTCGGCCGGCCGTACTTCCGCAGGTCCATGCGCCGGATGGACGGGCGCTGCGTGGGCTATCCGCTGCCGGGCAGCGCGCGGGTGAGGCTGGTGAGCCAGAACGGCAAACGGCCCTCGGCGCGGAACCCCGGCTTCATCGAGGCCCGTTGGGACGGGATAGCGAAGACGTACTTCGGCGAGCAGGAGCGCTACGACGCCAACGTGCACGAGGGCTGGTGGCGCACCGGAGACGTCGGTTACCGCACCGGGTTCGGCTGCCTGCACATGCTCGACCGGGAGGTGGACGCGATCCCCGGTGTGGGCAGCAGCCTTGAGATAGAGGACCTCGTGCTGGACAGGCTGGAAGAGCTGATCGAACTCGTCGTGGTGCCGGGCCCGAGGTCCGAGGCGATCCCGGTCGTCTGCACCGACCGGGACAGGCCGCTCGACCTGGACCGCTGGCGCGCGGCCGTCGCCGAATACCCGCAGCTGGCCGATCCGGTCCAGATCCCGCTCGCCGAACTGCCGCGCACCGCAACGCTGAAGACCCGCCGGGTCGAGCTGTCCCGCCGCCTCCACGAACAGCTCCGGTGA
- a CDS encoding FAD-dependent monooxygenase, with protein MMEAVEVPVLIVGGGGCGLSASVFLSDHGVDHLLVERHPDTSILPRAHYLNQRTMEIFRQHGLDGEVAEQGAPLEKFGKVRWQTTLTGDGPLDARVIHEMDAFGGGALSETYAAAGPVSTTKLPQLRLEPVLRRHAEERNPGRVLFGHELTTFADDGDRVLAEIRDTATGEITKVAARYMIAADGGRTVGAALGVELRGTPRMVDVTTAYFSADLSAWWHDGTIITWFVNPYRADLSSTLLEMGPTWGRNCEEWGLHFALGDTDRSDGRAVAARMREVLGLPELDLTLHKLTQWTVEGVLADRYRDGRVLLAGDAAHRQPPTTGLGLNGGIQDVHNLAWKLAAVLTGRADDSLLDTYEAERRPVGGQNVDWGLSTWFHHRVMTDAAIGLGAHIPPEHRASAFATFFDPSPVGTAVRARGAEIFGTHRAECQAHDLEIGFVYEEGAVVGDGSQPPPRAPMGDVHHPTTRPGHLLPHAWIEHAGRRLSTHDLTGAATGFALLTGPAGTPWCEAAERIAEQFSIPITVARIGSGAEFTDGDGGWAAVRQITDEGAVLVRPDNHVAWRSTAGSEDPAGVLGDAVSRVLARDAEDRV; from the coding sequence ATGATGGAAGCAGTCGAGGTTCCGGTTCTGATAGTGGGCGGCGGAGGGTGCGGGCTGTCCGCTTCCGTCTTCCTCTCCGACCACGGTGTCGACCACCTGCTGGTGGAACGGCACCCCGACACGTCGATACTGCCGAGGGCCCACTACCTCAATCAGCGCACGATGGAGATCTTCCGCCAGCACGGGCTCGACGGCGAAGTGGCCGAACAGGGTGCGCCGCTGGAGAAGTTCGGCAAGGTGCGCTGGCAGACCACGCTCACCGGCGACGGGCCGCTGGACGCGCGGGTGATCCATGAGATGGACGCCTTCGGCGGCGGTGCGCTCAGTGAGACGTACGCGGCGGCGGGCCCCGTTTCGACCACCAAACTGCCGCAGCTCCGGCTGGAGCCCGTCCTGCGCCGTCACGCCGAGGAGCGCAACCCCGGGCGCGTCCTGTTCGGCCACGAGCTGACCACGTTCGCCGACGACGGTGACCGCGTCCTCGCCGAGATCCGGGACACCGCGACCGGCGAGATCACCAAGGTGGCGGCACGCTACATGATCGCGGCCGACGGAGGTCGTACGGTCGGTGCCGCTCTCGGTGTGGAGCTGCGGGGCACGCCCAGGATGGTCGATGTCACGACCGCGTACTTCTCCGCCGACCTGTCGGCCTGGTGGCACGACGGCACGATCATCACCTGGTTCGTGAACCCCTACCGCGCCGACCTCTCCAGCACGCTGCTGGAGATGGGCCCCACCTGGGGACGGAACTGCGAGGAGTGGGGCCTGCACTTCGCCCTCGGCGACACCGACCGCTCCGACGGGCGCGCGGTCGCCGCCCGGATGCGTGAGGTGCTCGGCCTGCCCGAACTGGACCTGACCCTGCACAAGTTGACGCAGTGGACCGTCGAGGGCGTGCTCGCCGACCGCTACCGGGACGGCCGGGTCCTGCTGGCCGGCGACGCCGCCCACCGCCAGCCGCCCACCACCGGGCTCGGCCTCAACGGCGGCATCCAGGACGTGCACAACCTCGCGTGGAAGCTGGCCGCGGTGCTCACCGGTCGCGCCGACGACAGCCTGCTCGACACCTACGAGGCGGAGCGGCGGCCGGTCGGCGGACAGAACGTCGACTGGGGACTGTCCACGTGGTTCCACCACCGGGTCATGACCGACGCCGCCATCGGCCTCGGTGCGCACATCCCGCCGGAGCACCGGGCGTCGGCGTTCGCCACGTTCTTCGACCCGTCGCCGGTCGGCACCGCCGTACGGGCACGGGGTGCGGAGATCTTCGGTACGCACCGCGCCGAGTGCCAGGCGCACGACCTGGAGATCGGCTTCGTGTACGAGGAGGGAGCGGTCGTCGGCGACGGCAGTCAGCCGCCACCGCGCGCGCCCATGGGCGACGTGCACCACCCGACGACCCGCCCCGGCCATCTGCTGCCGCATGCCTGGATCGAGCACGCCGGGCGCCGTCTGTCGACCCACGACCTGACCGGCGCCGCGACCGGCTTCGCGCTGCTCACCGGCCCGGCGGGCACGCCGTGGTGCGAGGCGGCCGAGCGGATCGCGGAGCAGTTCTCGATCCCGATCACCGTGGCCCGCATCGGGAGCGGCGCGGAATTCACCGACGGCGACGGGGGATGGGCGGCGGTCCGGCAGATCACCGACGAGGGGGCCGTACTCGTGCGCCCCGACAACCACGTGGCATGGCGCAGTACCGCCGGCAGCGAGGATCCGGCGGGCGTCCTGGGGGACGCGGTCTCCCGCGTCCTGGCCCGCGACGCGGAAGACCGCGTCTGA
- a CDS encoding substrate-binding domain-containing protein, protein MRTNRKAAGRTAAALLLACALALVAGCSGSGGKDSEDKADDGGGGTAAKTPRMKIAMVTHSGEGDTFWDIVQSGAKVAAAKDNVQFLYAANKEGKEQAQLIQSYIDQDVDGLVVSLAKPEAVKAVLAKAAAAGIPVVTINSGAEFSEPFGALGHIGQDEAIAGEAVGEELNKRGKKKALCVIHEQGNVSLEGRCAGVKKTFEGTVENLNVEGTNMPATTSSIEAKLQSGEGADEFDAVVTLGAPFAAASVKAKESAGSGAEINTFDLNEDVVKQLKAKEIGFAVDQQPYLQGYLAVDELWLNKNNGNVIGGGKPVLTGPALVTEKDVPALEKFTARGTR, encoded by the coding sequence ATGCGTACCAACCGAAAGGCGGCGGGCCGCACGGCGGCGGCGCTGCTCCTCGCATGCGCGCTCGCCCTCGTCGCCGGATGCAGCGGCTCCGGAGGCAAGGACTCCGAGGACAAGGCCGACGACGGCGGGGGCGGTACGGCGGCCAAGACCCCGCGCATGAAGATCGCCATGGTCACGCACTCCGGCGAGGGCGACACCTTCTGGGACATCGTCCAGAGCGGCGCCAAGGTCGCGGCGGCCAAGGACAACGTGCAGTTCCTCTACGCGGCCAACAAGGAGGGCAAGGAGCAGGCCCAGCTGATCCAGAGCTACATCGACCAGGACGTCGACGGACTCGTGGTCAGCCTCGCCAAGCCCGAGGCGGTCAAGGCCGTGCTCGCCAAGGCCGCGGCCGCCGGTATCCCCGTCGTCACGATCAACTCCGGCGCCGAGTTCTCCGAGCCGTTCGGCGCGCTCGGCCATATCGGCCAGGACGAGGCCATCGCCGGTGAGGCGGTCGGCGAGGAGCTGAACAAGCGCGGCAAGAAGAAGGCGCTCTGCGTCATCCACGAGCAGGGCAACGTCTCGCTCGAGGGCCGCTGCGCGGGAGTCAAGAAGACCTTCGAGGGAACGGTGGAGAATCTGAACGTCGAGGGCACCAACATGCCCGCGACGACCTCGTCGATCGAGGCAAAGCTCCAGAGCGGCGAAGGCGCCGACGAATTCGACGCGGTCGTGACGCTCGGCGCGCCCTTCGCCGCCGCGTCCGTGAAGGCCAAGGAGAGCGCCGGGTCCGGCGCCGAGATCAACACCTTCGACCTCAACGAGGACGTGGTCAAGCAGCTCAAGGCCAAGGAGATCGGCTTCGCCGTCGACCAGCAGCCCTACCTCCAGGGCTATCTCGCCGTCGACGAGCTGTGGCTCAACAAGAACAACGGGAATGTCATCGGCGGCGGGAAGCCCGTACTCACCGGACCCGCCCTCGTCACGGAGAAGGACGTCCCCGCGCTGGAGAAGTTCACCGCACGCGGCACCCGATGA
- a CDS encoding ABC transporter permease: MTTTAPPVKDRPGDGGHGAPAVDERLLGDSTLRKLLGRPELGAVVGALAVFLFFAVVADSFLKASSFGTVLYAASTIGIMAVPVALLMIGGEFDLSAGVLVTSSALISSMFSYQMTANIWVGVFVSLLVTLAIGVFNGFMLTRTKLPSFIITLGTFLMLTGLNLGLTKLISGTVSTKSIGDMEGFESARKLFASELTLGDVELKVTILWWAVLVALATWILLRTRFGNWIFAVGGNAEAARAVGVPVRLTKIGLYMGVGFCAWVSGQHLLFSFDVVQSGEGVGNELIYIIAAVIGGCLITGGYGSAIGSAVGAFIFGMTSKGIVYAEWNPDWFKFFLGAMLLLATLLNAWVRKRAEATR; this comes from the coding sequence ATGACCACAACCGCACCACCCGTGAAGGACCGGCCGGGCGACGGCGGGCACGGCGCCCCGGCCGTGGACGAGCGGCTGCTCGGTGACTCGACGCTGCGCAAGCTGCTCGGCAGGCCCGAACTGGGCGCCGTCGTCGGCGCCCTGGCGGTCTTCCTCTTCTTCGCCGTCGTCGCCGACTCGTTCCTCAAGGCATCCAGCTTCGGCACCGTCCTGTACGCGGCGTCGACGATCGGGATCATGGCGGTGCCGGTGGCGCTGCTGATGATCGGCGGCGAGTTCGACCTGTCCGCCGGTGTGCTGGTGACCAGCTCGGCGCTGATCTCCTCGATGTTCAGCTACCAGATGACGGCCAACATCTGGGTCGGCGTCTTCGTGTCCCTGCTGGTCACCCTGGCCATCGGGGTCTTCAACGGCTTCATGCTGACGCGCACGAAACTGCCGAGCTTCATCATCACCCTCGGCACGTTCCTGATGCTCACCGGTCTCAACCTCGGTCTGACCAAGCTGATCAGCGGCACCGTCTCGACCAAGAGCATCGGCGACATGGAGGGCTTCGAGTCGGCCCGTAAACTCTTCGCCTCCGAACTGACCCTCGGCGATGTCGAGTTGAAGGTCACCATCCTCTGGTGGGCGGTCCTGGTCGCCCTGGCGACATGGATCCTGCTCCGGACCCGCTTCGGCAACTGGATCTTCGCGGTCGGCGGCAACGCCGAGGCCGCCCGCGCCGTCGGCGTCCCGGTCCGGCTGACGAAGATCGGCCTCTACATGGGCGTCGGCTTCTGCGCCTGGGTCTCCGGCCAGCACCTGCTCTTCTCGTTCGACGTCGTCCAGTCGGGCGAGGGCGTCGGCAACGAGCTGATCTACATCATCGCCGCGGTCATCGGCGGCTGTCTGATCACCGGCGGCTACGGCTCGGCGATCGGCTCCGCGGTCGGTGCCTTCATCTTCGGCATGACCAGCAAGGGCATCGTGTACGCGGAGTGGAACCCGGACTGGTTCAAGTTCTTCCTCGGAGCGATGCTCCTTCTGGCCACCCTGCTCAACGCATGGGTCCGCAAGCGCGCGGAGGCAACCCGATGA
- a CDS encoding FAD-binding oxidoreductase translates to MTSRRSFLVGAGATALAVTAFQGSSAARTASGGKWGQLRRHLGGRLVLPSDPDYRRAKQLYLIQFDHSRPRAIAYCASAADVALCLRFAQDHALPIAVRSGGHSAGGYSTSEGLVIDVSRINSTTLGRDTATIGPGAQLVDITNTLAPAGLTISGGYCPTVAAGGYFAGGGMGLFTRSIGMASDKVTSAEVVLADGSVVTASPRRNSDLYWAVRGGGGGNFGVVTSYEVAPTPLTDLAACNLSWRFDQALDMLDGWARWLVDAPRTVGSGVLVTLEDAAPGKAPMATIFLGSVDTGGGFEGEIDRLVSLIGHAPSFRQSHTAPYQDILMDLYQCGGLTVQQCHRADTSPGGQLTRPAFGLWRSRLFGEGAMPREGWARALSVLGTERQAGQMRQLQVVAIGGAVNSVSRTSTAYVHRDSLFSASFLTSNSVAPVPDEAKESAGRFVDAGFAVLDPYSNGETYQNFYDSRLPDWQRSYYAENYPRLKRVKRSYDPHNIFRFAQSIR, encoded by the coding sequence ATGACCAGTAGAAGATCTTTCCTCGTCGGCGCGGGTGCGACCGCGCTGGCGGTCACGGCGTTCCAGGGCTCCTCCGCCGCGCGGACCGCGTCGGGCGGCAAGTGGGGCCAGTTGCGGCGCCACCTCGGCGGACGGCTGGTGCTGCCGTCGGACCCGGACTACCGGAGAGCCAAGCAGCTCTATCTGATCCAGTTCGACCACAGCCGTCCCCGGGCCATCGCCTACTGCGCCTCAGCCGCCGACGTGGCGCTGTGTCTGCGCTTCGCCCAGGACCACGCCCTGCCCATCGCCGTGCGCAGCGGCGGTCACAGCGCGGGCGGATACTCCACGTCGGAGGGGCTCGTCATCGACGTGTCCCGGATCAACTCGACCACCCTCGGCCGCGACACGGCGACGATCGGCCCCGGGGCGCAGCTCGTCGACATCACGAACACGCTCGCGCCGGCGGGGCTGACGATCTCCGGCGGCTACTGTCCGACGGTCGCGGCCGGCGGCTACTTCGCGGGTGGCGGCATGGGCCTGTTCACCCGGAGCATCGGCATGGCGTCGGACAAGGTGACGTCGGCCGAGGTCGTCCTCGCCGACGGCAGCGTCGTGACCGCCTCACCGCGTCGCAACAGCGACCTCTACTGGGCCGTCCGCGGCGGCGGTGGCGGCAACTTCGGTGTCGTGACCTCGTACGAGGTCGCCCCGACGCCCCTCACCGATCTCGCCGCCTGCAATCTCTCCTGGAGATTCGACCAGGCGCTGGACATGCTCGACGGCTGGGCGCGCTGGCTGGTCGACGCGCCGCGCACGGTCGGCAGCGGGGTCCTGGTCACCCTGGAGGACGCCGCGCCCGGCAAGGCGCCGATGGCGACCATCTTCCTGGGCTCCGTGGACACCGGCGGCGGATTCGAGGGCGAGATCGACCGGCTCGTCTCCCTGATCGGCCACGCGCCGTCGTTCCGGCAGTCGCACACGGCGCCCTACCAGGACATCCTGATGGACCTCTATCAGTGCGGCGGCCTCACGGTGCAGCAGTGCCACCGCGCCGACACCTCCCCCGGCGGTCAACTCACCCGGCCGGCGTTCGGGTTGTGGCGCAGCCGCCTGTTCGGTGAGGGGGCGATGCCGCGGGAGGGATGGGCGAGGGCGCTCTCGGTCCTCGGCACGGAGCGGCAGGCCGGGCAGATGCGCCAGTTGCAGGTCGTCGCCATCGGCGGGGCGGTCAACTCCGTGTCGCGAACCTCCACCGCGTACGTACATCGCGACAGTCTCTTCTCGGCGAGCTTCCTCACCTCGAACTCCGTCGCGCCCGTCCCGGACGAGGCCAAGGAGTCGGCCGGACGATTCGTCGACGCCGGTTTCGCCGTGCTCGATCCCTATTCGAACGGTGAGACGTACCAGAACTTCTACGACTCCCGCCTGCCGGACTGGCAGCGCTCCTACTACGCCGAGAACTATCCGCGGCTGAAGCGGGTCAAGAGGAGCTACGACCCGCACAACATCTTCCGGTTCGCGCAGAGCATCCGCTGA
- a CDS encoding sugar ABC transporter substrate-binding protein, with protein sequence MRATGAVLAAVLGAASLAGCSSTGGKRAEERAAAAEAQGRAAVNTPKWTFAMVTHSGDGDTFWDIVQKGAEQAAVKDNINFLYAHSDEGQQQAQLVQSYIDKGVDGLIVTLAKPDAMKAVVAKAAKAGIPVITVNSGSEQSKQFGALTHIGQDESIAGEAVGDELDERGRKKALCVLHEQGNVGHEQRCAGAKKTFDGTMQNLYVDGTNMPDVQASIEAKLQADKTIDAVVTLGAPFADTAVKAKETAGSKAEIDTFDLNEAVAGSLKAGRLGFAVDQQPYLQGYEAVDLLWLYRYNADVLGGGLPVLTGPQVISKQDAAELEKYAERGTR encoded by the coding sequence GTGCGCGCGACGGGCGCGGTGCTGGCGGCGGTTCTCGGGGCGGCGTCCCTGGCGGGATGCAGCAGCACGGGCGGCAAGCGCGCCGAGGAGCGGGCCGCGGCGGCCGAGGCGCAGGGGCGGGCCGCGGTGAACACGCCGAAGTGGACCTTCGCCATGGTCACCCACTCGGGAGACGGCGACACCTTCTGGGACATCGTCCAGAAGGGCGCCGAGCAGGCCGCGGTCAAGGACAACATCAACTTCCTCTACGCGCACAGCGACGAGGGCCAGCAGCAGGCCCAGCTCGTCCAGTCGTACATCGACAAGGGTGTCGACGGGCTGATCGTCACACTCGCCAAGCCCGACGCGATGAAGGCCGTCGTCGCCAAGGCCGCCAAGGCCGGCATCCCGGTCATCACCGTCAACTCGGGCTCCGAGCAGTCGAAACAGTTCGGCGCGCTCACCCACATCGGCCAGGACGAGTCGATCGCCGGTGAGGCCGTCGGCGACGAACTGGACGAGCGAGGCCGCAAGAAGGCCCTCTGCGTGCTGCACGAACAGGGCAACGTCGGCCACGAGCAGCGCTGCGCGGGCGCGAAGAAGACCTTCGACGGCACGATGCAGAACCTGTACGTCGACGGCACCAACATGCCCGACGTACAGGCGTCCATCGAGGCGAAGCTCCAGGCCGACAAGACCATCGACGCGGTCGTGACGCTCGGCGCCCCCTTCGCGGACACCGCCGTCAAGGCGAAGGAGACCGCGGGCAGCAAGGCCGAGATCGACACGTTCGACCTCAACGAGGCCGTCGCGGGCTCGCTCAAGGCGGGCCGGCTCGGCTTCGCCGTCGACCAGCAGCCCTACCTCCAGGGGTACGAGGCCGTCGATCTGCTCTGGCTCTACCGGTACAACGCCGATGTACTCGGCGGCGGGCTCCCGGTGCTCACCGGCCCGCAGGTCATCAGCAAGCAGGACGCGGCCGAGCTGGAGAAATACGCGGAGCGAGGGACCCGATGA
- a CDS encoding MFS transporter, protein MATQNADLAGERDPAAAGTTGGEPKRWLILGVICVAQLMVVLDVTVMNLALPSAQEDLDIADADRQWIVTAYSLAFGSLLLFCGRLVDLIGRKATFLVGAGGFAVASAVGGAAVNFEMLVTARACQGAFGALLAPAALALLTTTFTDPKERGKAFGAFGAVAASGAGLGLILGGSLTSSLSWRWCMYINLLFAGVVMLGASLPMAKGVGKPGSRLDIPGVVAVSASMFCLVYGFSNAASHSWGTPSTWGFLAAGGVLLLVFVLWQARAAQPLLPPWLVLDRNRGGAYLTMLVVGACMFGLFLFLVYYMQTTLDYSAITSGVALLPMVVLTAVGANVGNIVVMPRFGPRPLVIAGLLLNATGMALLTGIGVDSGYASALLGPTMVSGLGMGFIFASVLRTGTSGVAPQDAGIASASISTGQQLGGAIGTALLNSIAAGATTAYLDSHVRGRPTPAQFHLAAIDGYTTVFWWCSAIFAAGAVICGTLLRSGPLPSPVGTAGPVPAKLPETAGP, encoded by the coding sequence GTGGCAACACAGAACGCGGATCTTGCGGGCGAACGGGACCCGGCAGCGGCCGGGACGACGGGCGGGGAACCGAAGCGGTGGCTGATCCTCGGCGTCATCTGCGTCGCCCAGCTCATGGTGGTGCTCGACGTGACGGTGATGAACCTCGCGCTGCCCTCGGCGCAGGAGGACCTGGACATCGCCGACGCCGACCGGCAGTGGATCGTCACCGCGTACTCACTGGCGTTCGGCAGCCTGCTGCTGTTCTGCGGGCGGCTGGTCGACCTGATCGGCCGTAAGGCGACCTTCCTCGTCGGGGCGGGCGGCTTCGCGGTCGCCTCGGCCGTCGGCGGGGCCGCGGTCAACTTCGAGATGCTGGTGACGGCCCGCGCCTGCCAGGGTGCCTTCGGCGCGCTGCTGGCACCGGCCGCCCTGGCCCTGCTGACCACGACCTTCACCGACCCGAAGGAACGGGGCAAGGCGTTCGGCGCCTTCGGCGCCGTCGCGGCCAGCGGCGCGGGCCTGGGACTGATCCTCGGCGGTTCGCTGACCTCTTCCCTGTCCTGGCGCTGGTGCATGTACATCAACCTGCTCTTCGCCGGAGTCGTGATGCTCGGAGCCTCGCTGCCGATGGCCAAGGGGGTCGGGAAGCCGGGATCCCGGCTGGACATCCCGGGCGTGGTGGCGGTGTCGGCCAGCATGTTCTGCCTGGTCTACGGCTTCTCCAACGCGGCGTCGCACAGCTGGGGCACGCCCTCGACATGGGGCTTCCTGGCCGCGGGCGGCGTCCTGCTGCTCGTGTTCGTCCTCTGGCAGGCGCGCGCCGCGCAGCCGCTGCTTCCGCCGTGGCTCGTCCTGGACCGCAACCGGGGCGGCGCCTATCTGACGATGCTGGTCGTCGGCGCCTGTATGTTCGGCCTCTTCCTGTTCCTCGTCTACTACATGCAGACCACCCTGGACTACTCGGCGATCACCTCGGGCGTCGCCCTGCTGCCGATGGTGGTGCTCACCGCGGTCGGGGCCAACGTGGGCAACATCGTGGTGATGCCGCGCTTCGGCCCGAGGCCCCTGGTCATCGCCGGTCTGCTGCTCAACGCGACCGGGATGGCCCTGCTGACCGGGATCGGTGTGGACTCGGGCTACGCGTCCGCCCTGCTCGGGCCGACCATGGTCTCCGGTCTCGGCATGGGCTTCATCTTCGCCTCCGTGCTGCGCACCGGCACCTCCGGAGTGGCGCCGCAGGACGCGGGCATCGCCTCGGCGAGCATCAGCACCGGTCAGCAGCTCGGCGGCGCCATCGGCACCGCGCTGCTGAACTCGATCGCGGCCGGCGCCACCACCGCGTACCTGGACAGCCATGTGCGGGGGCGGCCGACGCCCGCGCAGTTCCACCTCGCGGCGATCGACGGCTACACCACGGTGTTCTGGTGGTGCAGCGCCATCTTCGCGGCGGGCGCCGTCATCTGCGGCACGCTGCTGCGCAGCGGCCCGCTGCCGTCGCCGGTGGGCACTGCGGGCCCGGTGCCGGCCAAGCTGCCCGAGACAGCGGGACCCTGA